The Acidobacteriota bacterium genome has a segment encoding these proteins:
- a CDS encoding ABC transporter permease has protein sequence MAAYVARRLLLAVPTAWGAATAVFFLLHLIPGNPAALMLGEGARGEDVAALEARLGLDEPLAAQYGKFLLRTLRGDFGVSFRYEAPVAALIWEKFPATAELAGASFLFAVALAFAMGVFSAARRGGPADYTTLGFSLACISFPTFGLGPLLLYAFSLRLDLFPVSGRGTLLHLVLPAVTLGLAFAAVLGRLLRASLLEALSDDYIRTARAKGLPHAAVFLRHALRNALLPAVTLMGLQLGHLFTGAIITETIFSWPGVGRLLFQSIQFRDYPAVQGIVLFMALVYICVNLATDLTYAVLDPRLRKVS, from the coding sequence ATGGCCGCCTACGTCGCGCGCCGTCTGCTTCTCGCAGTCCCCACGGCCTGGGGCGCGGCGACGGCCGTCTTTTTTCTGCTCCATCTCATTCCGGGCAATCCCGCCGCCCTGATGCTCGGCGAGGGCGCGCGCGGCGAGGACGTCGCCGCGCTCGAGGCCCGGCTGGGCCTCGACGAGCCGCTTGCGGCGCAGTACGGGAAATTCCTCCTGCGCACGCTCCGCGGCGACTTCGGGGTCTCGTTCCGGTACGAGGCGCCGGTCGCGGCGCTCATCTGGGAGAAATTTCCGGCGACGGCGGAGCTCGCGGGCGCGAGCTTTCTTTTCGCCGTGGCGCTCGCGTTCGCGATGGGAGTCTTCTCGGCGGCCCGGCGCGGCGGCCCGGCCGACTACACGACGCTCGGCTTTTCTCTCGCATGCATTTCCTTCCCCACGTTCGGGCTGGGCCCGCTCCTCCTCTACGCGTTCTCCCTCCGCCTCGACCTCTTCCCGGTCTCGGGCCGGGGGACGCTCCTTCATCTCGTGCTTCCCGCCGTGACGCTTGGGCTCGCGTTCGCGGCGGTGCTCGGCCGTCTGCTTCGCGCCTCGCTCCTCGAAGCGCTGTCCGACGACTACATCCGCACGGCGCGCGCGAAGGGCCTTCCCCATGCGGCGGTGTTCCTCCGCCACGCGCTCCGGAACGCGCTCCTTCCGGCCGTGACCCTGATGGGCCTTCAGCTCGGGCACCTCTTCACGGGCGCCATCATAACGGAAACCATCTTCTCGTGGCCGGGCGTCGGAAGGCTCCTCTTCCAGAGCATCCAGTTCCGCGACTATCCGGCCGTGCAGGGCATCGTGCTCTTCATGGCCCTGGTCTATATCTGCGTAAACCTGGCGACGGACCTGACGTACGCCGTGCTCGACCCGCGGCTGCGCAAGGTCTCTTGA